The DNA sequence GGATCGGCAAGATGAATCGTTTGGTGATTTCATCAGGTGCGTCGACCTGTATGGGATTAAAGAGAACGCAATAGAATCTGGAATCTGACCCGTCAGCCGAAAATCCATAATGCAGTCTTTTGGAATTGACGAAGATGGTTTCGCCTTCATTGACCCGTACGGTTTCGCCGTCGATGAAGTAGTCCATGTGGCCTTTGAGCATTCTGGTGAATTCGAGGTCGACGTGCCAATGGCACAACGCCTGCTTTTTGGGGAAGTCGCTCAGCCGTGCGTCGTCCAGATACAGGAAATCGGTCGGGTACCGGTAATGGACCACTTCCGATCCGTCGGCGTACAGCTGTGGTCTTGCCAGCGTTGTGCTGGTTGAGGCAACGGTCCCGTCCATTATCGGCCTCTTTCGTCGTTTCCGTTACCATGCCCACGATATTAACAATCGTATCGAAAGATGGTATATATTTACAGTTTCAAGGCATATTATGACATTTTTTCGACTACTTTTGCAAGATAGCGCTAATAGACTTGCCTTATGACGAAAAGAGCAAGGAAATCCTCTCCGGTGGCGATGCGGAACGTTGATACCGACACAGGCAATGGTGATTCCTCGCGTTCGTCTTTCCTCCGACTGATTGCGCCGCTTGCTTTGCCTATGGCGGCGCAACAGTTCATGGTTGCGCTTTCCTCCTGCGCGGATTCGCTGATGATGACAGGCATCGGTCAGAACGAACTGTCGGGCGTCTCTCTTGCCACGCAATTTCAGTTCGTCTTTTCGCTGTTTCTGACCGCGCTTACCGTGGCCATGAGCACATTGGTCGCGCAATATTGGGGCATCAAAGACAATCGGACGGTTTCTAAGGTCTCCTCTTTCGTCATGCGTTATGTGCTTCTTATCTCGTTGGTGTTTTTCCTGCTGTTGATTGTGATGCCGGACACGTTGATAAGGTTCATGACCAATGACCCGTCCCTGATTCCTGTCGGGGCTGAATATCTGCGGATTTCCGCGCCATCGTATTTCTTCCTTGCCGCATCCCAGGTGTTGTTGTGCCTGATGAGGAATACCGGACTGGTGGCGCGCACAAGGTACCTGGGTCAGTTTTGCCGGGTTGCTGGTCCATCTTGCGCTGAATACGGTGCT is a window from the Bifidobacterium sp. ESL0745 genome containing:
- a CDS encoding MATE family efflux transporter, with protein sequence MTKRARKSSPVAMRNVDTDTGNGDSSRSSFLRLIAPLALPMAAQQFMVALSSCADSLMMTGIGQNELSGVSLATQFQFVFSLFLTALTVAMSTLVAQYWGIKDNRTVSKVSSFVMRYVLLISLVFFLLLIVMPDTLIRFMTNDPSLIPVGAEYLRISAPSYFFLAASQVLLCLMRNTGLVARTRYLGQFCRVAGPSCAEYGADLRLVRGAAVGGAGRGRFESGIPGVDLAGADADPSRSWLGSFRPEKHPASRAAVAARFLEVLSAAFGQSNRLGRRFQHVHRHHGPS